In one Nicotiana tomentosiformis chromosome 6, ASM39032v3, whole genome shotgun sequence genomic region, the following are encoded:
- the LOC104105200 gene encoding heptahelical transmembrane protein 1-like — MSQEKDQNLDSNRNCYSKKMEKNGIRKREKYPLISYDELPEYMKDNEYILNYYRANWPLKEAFFSIFRWHNETLNVWTHLIGFILFMVLTIANAEHVSQLADFMTMFIRNFPTSGNANISHSSKAFSQDRHLPMDITLSNRVTNEATWPFYVFLAGAMFCLLSSSICHLFSCHSQKLNLFLVQMDYVGISVMIITSFFPPMYYIFQCSPHWQIVYLIGITILGICTIITLLFPVFSTGKYRSFRAGLFMSMGCFGLVPAIHALVLNWTDPMRNVTLAYESAMALCYITGAIFYVSRIPEKWKPGFFDIVGHSHQIFHTFVIFGALAHYGAARIFLDYRTRLGCDKR; from the exons ATGAGTCAAGAAAAAGATCAGAATCTTGATTCAAACAGAAACTGCTACAGCAAAAAGATGGAGAAAAATGGaataagaaaaagggaaaaatacCCTTTAATTTCTTATGATGAATTACCAGAATATATGAAGGATAATGAGTATATATTGAATTATTACAGAGCTAATTGGCCTCTCAAAGAAGCCTTTTTCAGTATTTTTCGTTGGCATAATGAAACTCTTAATGTCTGGAC GCATTTGATTGGATTTATTCTATTTATGGTATTAACCATAGCTAATGCGGAGCATGTATCTCAACTTGCTGATTTTATGACTATGTTTATTCG AAATTTTCCGACGAGTGGAAATGCAAACATCTCTCACAGTTCAAAGGCTTTTTCCCAG GACCGACACTTACCAATGGACATCACATTATCAAATAGGGTAACAAATGAAGCAACTTGGCCATTCTATGTGTTCTTAGCCGGTGCAATGTTCTGTCTTCTTTCAAGCAGTATTTGTCATCTCTTCTCATGTCACTCACAAAAACTGAACCTTTTCTTAGTCCAAATGGACTATGTTGGAATATCAGTAATGATCATCACTTCTTTCTTCCCACCAATGTATTACATCTTTCAATGTTCACCACATTGGCAAATTGTTTACCTCATTGGAATCACAATCTTGGGAATTTGCACTATCATAACCTTGCTCTTCCCCGTGTTTTCGACCGGAAAATATCGGTCATTTCGGGCCGGGCTTTTCATGTCCATGGGTTGTTTTGGTCTGGTACCTGCAATCCATGCACTTGTGTTGAATTGGACTGATCCTATGAGGAATGTCACACTTGCATATGAATCTGCAATGGCATTGTGTTATATAACAGGGGCTATATTTTATGTTAGCCGAATACCGGAGAAATGGAAGCCTGGATTTTTTGATATAGTTGGTCATAGTCATCAAATATTTCATACATTTGTTATTTTTGGTGCATTGGCTCACTATGGTGCTGCGAGGATTTTCTTGGACTACCGGACTCGATTGGGATGTGACAAAAGATAG